In Agrobacterium vitis, one genomic interval encodes:
- a CDS encoding sugar ABC transporter ATP-binding protein, which translates to MPLLDVKDISRSFGSTKALIDASLVIEPGEIVALMGANGAGKSTLVKILSGVQSADSGSILLNGQPFAPQSPADAGKFGVVTVHQSTDVVGIPGLSVADALLLNHYVDGRQPFFLSTKSVRREAARILSDAGFNLPLDRDFADLGAADRQMVAIARALANKAELLILDEPTASLSTQEAERLYAILLGLKARGIAILYISHRTADLAALADRVVILRGGRNVGSLRRPIDFDAALETMIGRALNTARPDRRTEFGKTVLDLRGIRLLNSSKPFDLTVREGEVVAITGVLGAGKSRLLSALFGAGQFAAGKAVVDGKPYAPKSPAEAIAAGVALVAEDRHRSALMPADWPGESVAATISLPHLKRWYPSGFLASDAERVKAKAAISRLGIKAAGPDASVWSLSGGNQQKTVIARWEVEQSRLLLLDEPFQGVDVGARQDIITTIRSHADRATLIATSDFEEAQEVADRILLIDQHTLIELTPSAASTHHHKEIA; encoded by the coding sequence ATGCCCCTTCTTGACGTCAAAGACATCTCCCGCTCCTTCGGCTCGACCAAGGCCTTGATCGACGCATCGCTGGTCATTGAGCCGGGCGAGATTGTTGCACTGATGGGCGCAAACGGGGCCGGAAAATCTACGCTGGTAAAAATTCTCTCCGGTGTGCAATCGGCGGATTCCGGCAGTATTTTACTAAACGGTCAGCCTTTTGCCCCGCAAAGCCCGGCAGACGCCGGCAAATTTGGCGTGGTGACGGTTCACCAATCCACGGACGTGGTGGGCATTCCCGGCTTGAGCGTGGCCGATGCGCTGCTGCTCAATCACTATGTCGATGGTCGTCAGCCGTTTTTTCTTTCAACCAAAAGCGTGCGGCGTGAGGCAGCGCGCATTTTGAGTGATGCGGGTTTCAACCTGCCTCTCGATCGCGATTTTGCTGATCTGGGTGCTGCGGATCGGCAAATGGTGGCCATTGCACGCGCCCTTGCCAACAAGGCTGAATTGTTGATTTTGGATGAGCCAACCGCCAGCCTCTCAACGCAGGAAGCGGAACGCCTCTATGCCATTCTCCTGGGCTTGAAAGCGCGTGGCATCGCCATTCTCTATATCTCGCATCGCACGGCCGATCTGGCCGCCCTTGCCGACCGCGTGGTTATTCTCCGAGGCGGGCGCAATGTCGGGTCGCTCCGTCGCCCGATTGATTTCGATGCGGCGCTTGAGACCATGATTGGCCGCGCATTGAACACGGCGCGCCCGGATCGACGCACAGAATTTGGCAAAACCGTGCTGGATCTGCGTGGCATTCGACTACTGAACAGCAGCAAACCCTTTGATCTCACCGTGCGCGAGGGTGAAGTGGTGGCCATAACAGGCGTGCTGGGCGCGGGCAAAAGCAGGCTGCTATCAGCATTGTTTGGAGCGGGGCAATTTGCGGCAGGTAAAGCCGTTGTGGATGGCAAGCCCTATGCCCCCAAAAGCCCGGCAGAGGCTATTGCCGCCGGAGTCGCGCTTGTTGCGGAAGATCGCCACCGTTCGGCCCTGATGCCTGCCGATTGGCCGGGTGAAAGCGTGGCAGCCACCATCAGCCTGCCGCATCTCAAGCGCTGGTATCCTTCGGGTTTTCTGGCGTCGGATGCTGAACGGGTGAAGGCAAAGGCTGCCATTTCCCGGCTTGGCATCAAGGCGGCAGGACCAGATGCTTCCGTCTGGTCTCTGTCAGGCGGAAACCAGCAAAAGACGGTGATTGCCCGCTGGGAAGTGGAGCAAAGCCGCCTGCTATTGCTGGATGAGCCGTTTCAGGGCGTCGATGTCGGGGCCCGGCAAGATATTATCACCACCATTCGCAGCCACGCGGATCGCGCAACCCTGATTGCCACCTCGGATTTCGAGGAAGCACAGGAAGTAGCCGACCGTATTTTGCTGATTGATCAACATACTCTGATTGAGCTGACGCCTTCGGCTGCCTCAACCCATCACCACAAGGAAATCGCCTGA
- a CDS encoding ABC transporter permease, whose amino-acid sequence MTTVNDIPKETLAQTHDRQSVASLVRETIRRGAVFILLAGLIVIFSLAQPAFININNLMSILQAVAVVAIIGAGVTVTLAIGGFDLSVGAVAASSVMASSYAMIVLGLNAYQTVPLVLAFGALIGFANAFLIVKLKVPDLLATLAMMFLLSGLQLIPTAGRSISVGLILPNGTTATGKYDPLFLTIGRSSLFGLIPFPVVLLAIVALTLFILTERTRLGRLLFATGGNEVATRLAGANTAKIKTFAYVLSGTLAAFGGIIVAARVGRGDVSSGASLLMDSVAASLIGFAVLGLRRPNVLGTIIGAVFVGILLNGLTMLNAPYYTQDFVKGFVLVGALALTYGVSRART is encoded by the coding sequence ATGACGACGGTGAATGACATTCCCAAAGAGACGCTGGCCCAAACGCATGATCGCCAAAGCGTGGCAAGTCTTGTGCGGGAAACCATCCGGCGCGGTGCGGTCTTCATTTTGCTGGCGGGATTGATTGTGATCTTCAGCCTTGCCCAGCCCGCCTTTATCAATATCAACAACCTGATGAGCATTTTGCAAGCGGTTGCCGTGGTGGCTATCATTGGGGCAGGCGTGACCGTGACGCTGGCGATTGGCGGCTTTGATCTCTCCGTGGGTGCGGTGGCAGCCTCCAGCGTGATGGCATCCAGCTATGCGATGATTGTGCTGGGGTTGAATGCCTATCAAACCGTGCCGCTGGTGCTGGCCTTTGGCGCGTTGATTGGCTTTGCGAATGCGTTTTTGATCGTCAAGCTCAAGGTGCCAGACCTTCTCGCCACGCTGGCGATGATGTTTCTTCTGTCCGGTCTGCAATTGATCCCGACCGCAGGGCGTTCCATTTCGGTCGGTCTCATTCTGCCCAATGGAACGACTGCAACGGGCAAATATGATCCGCTGTTTCTGACCATCGGTCGCTCCAGCCTGTTTGGCCTGATCCCCTTCCCGGTCGTTCTGTTGGCCATTGTGGCCCTGACGCTGTTTATCCTGACTGAGCGCACCCGTCTTGGTCGGCTGCTGTTTGCCACTGGCGGCAATGAGGTGGCAACACGTTTGGCCGGAGCCAATACGGCAAAGATCAAAACCTTCGCCTATGTGCTCTCCGGTACGCTGGCGGCCTTTGGCGGCATTATCGTGGCGGCGCGGGTTGGCAGGGGTGACGTCTCCTCCGGTGCCTCGCTGCTGATGGACTCGGTTGCAGCCTCACTCATCGGCTTTGCCGTGCTGGGCCTGCGCCGTCCCAACGTGCTGGGCACCATCATTGGTGCGGTGTTTGTTGGCATTTTGCTCAATGGCCTGACCATGCTCAACGCGCCCTATTACACCCAGGATTTCGTCAAGGGTTTCGTGCTGGTTGGCGCCCTTGCCCTCACCTATGGCGTCAGCCGCGCCCGCACATAA
- a CDS encoding substrate-binding domain-containing protein — MIKSLRTLGAVLLAGSIFATTASAAGIAGAPAPFDKKTVNIAVVSYLGGGDWLQAFEAGVKRQADALGINLTVSQARNDNDAERALIEQAINLKVDGIIINNGRPEVLQDVAQKALDAGIKVVAYDVNLDNPNIPQIEQSDADMAKLVLDQAVKDKGDGFNGGAIYVAGFAPLDRRYAVWKDYVAKHNLKEKAVWGVVNDTVPATVADQTKAVLRANPDISVIFTPWDEFAKDAKLAIDELGLSSKVKIYGVDISTADIQLMIEPDSAWVATAATNAAVVGEVSVRAVSLGIAGQNPGHSVLLKPTLITRDDLVNNKIGSIEELQQKFPAFLKSDAATAAWIPSTVK, encoded by the coding sequence ATGATCAAGTCTCTTCGCACCCTTGGCGCAGTTCTTCTGGCCGGATCGATTTTTGCCACCACGGCCTCAGCCGCTGGCATTGCGGGTGCGCCCGCCCCGTTTGATAAGAAAACGGTCAACATCGCCGTTGTCAGCTATCTCGGCGGCGGTGATTGGCTGCAAGCCTTTGAGGCAGGCGTCAAGCGGCAGGCCGATGCACTGGGCATTAACCTCACGGTTTCGCAGGCCCGCAATGACAATGATGCAGAACGCGCGCTGATTGAGCAGGCCATCAACCTGAAGGTCGATGGTATCATCATCAACAATGGCCGCCCGGAAGTGTTGCAGGACGTGGCCCAAAAGGCGCTGGATGCAGGCATCAAGGTGGTGGCCTATGATGTGAACCTCGACAATCCCAACATTCCGCAAATTGAGCAGAGCGATGCCGATATGGCCAAGCTGGTGCTGGATCAGGCGGTGAAGGACAAGGGCGATGGCTTCAACGGTGGTGCAATCTATGTCGCCGGGTTTGCGCCGCTGGATCGCCGCTATGCGGTGTGGAAAGACTATGTGGCCAAGCATAATCTGAAGGAAAAGGCCGTCTGGGGCGTGGTCAATGACACGGTTCCGGCCACCGTTGCCGACCAGACCAAGGCTGTGCTGCGCGCCAACCCAGACATTTCGGTGATTTTTACCCCATGGGATGAATTCGCCAAAGACGCAAAGCTGGCAATTGACGAGCTTGGCCTATCCAGCAAGGTCAAAATCTATGGTGTCGATATTTCCACTGCCGATATTCAGTTGATGATTGAGCCAGACAGCGCCTGGGTGGCAACCGCTGCCACCAATGCTGCCGTGGTTGGTGAGGTTTCGGTGCGGGCCGTTTCGCTTGGCATTGCAGGGCAAAACCCCGGCCATTCGGTGTTGCTCAAGCCCACGCTGATCACCCGCGATGATCTGGTGAACAACAAGATCGGGTCGATTGAGGAATTGCAGCAGAAATTCCCGGCGTTTTTGAAGAGCGATGCCGCGACGGCTGCGTGGATTCCATCAACCGTCAAGTAA
- a CDS encoding LVIVD repeat-containing protein has translation MTTIDLPKPDFARNMKLIGHNDIGGRGDGLQLMVHHGHAYVAHPWSQGFSIIDVRDPKHPKTVNYVQAPANTWNIHLQTHGDLLLVINALDLFADVESFTDEKAYYTQSVGETVAASKRERAWTAGMTVYDISAPAAPRKIGQLDVDGVGFHRLWYVGGRYAYASALLDGFSDYIFVTIDMADPTKPELVGRWWLPGMNTAAGESRTWADGKRYALHHALVHGDTAYACWRDGGLTLLDIKDHVAPKLIKHHNWSPPYGGGTHSPLPLPGRDLLVVADEAVLDNEEDGRKHTWVFDIRVPENPISISTFPIPNEIDYTQKGGHFGPHNLHENRPGSFVSDTLIFATWQNAGIRAFDISDPYHPVETGALVPAAPTTMTDRRPGRPKVIQSADVFVDANGLIYATDYNAGLEIIEYSG, from the coding sequence ATGACCACCATAGACCTGCCAAAGCCAGACTTTGCCCGCAATATGAAACTGATCGGCCATAACGATATTGGCGGACGCGGCGATGGGCTACAATTGATGGTGCATCATGGCCATGCCTATGTGGCGCATCCTTGGTCGCAGGGCTTCTCCATCATCGATGTGCGTGATCCGAAACATCCGAAAACCGTGAACTATGTGCAGGCCCCCGCCAACACATGGAACATCCATCTGCAAACCCACGGCGATCTGCTGTTGGTGATCAATGCGCTGGATTTGTTTGCCGACGTGGAGAGTTTTACCGATGAAAAGGCCTATTACACCCAATCGGTCGGTGAAACGGTCGCTGCCAGCAAGCGCGAACGGGCGTGGACGGCGGGCATGACCGTCTATGACATTTCCGCGCCAGCCGCCCCGCGCAAAATCGGCCAATTGGACGTGGATGGCGTGGGCTTTCATCGGCTCTGGTATGTTGGTGGGCGTTATGCCTATGCATCGGCGCTGCTGGATGGTTTTTCCGATTATATATTCGTCACCATCGACATGGCCGACCCCACCAAGCCAGAACTGGTTGGCCGCTGGTGGCTGCCGGGCATGAACACGGCAGCAGGCGAAAGCCGCACATGGGCAGATGGCAAGCGTTATGCCCTTCACCACGCGCTGGTGCATGGCGACACCGCCTATGCCTGCTGGCGCGATGGTGGACTGACACTTCTCGACATCAAGGACCATGTAGCCCCCAAATTGATCAAGCACCACAATTGGTCCCCACCCTATGGCGGCGGCACGCATTCGCCTTTGCCACTACCGGGGCGTGATCTGCTGGTGGTGGCCGATGAAGCGGTGTTGGATAATGAAGAAGATGGCCGTAAGCACACATGGGTGTTTGATATCCGCGTGCCGGAAAATCCGATCAGCATTTCCACCTTTCCGATTCCGAATGAGATCGATTACACCCAGAAAGGCGGCCATTTTGGCCCGCATAACCTGCATGAAAACCGGCCCGGCTCGTTTGTGTCAGACACGCTGATTTTCGCCACCTGGCAAAATGCGGGGATTCGCGCTTTTGATATTTCCGATCCATACCATCCGGTGGAAACCGGCGCTCTGGTGCCTGCCGCCCCAACCACGATGACCGACCGCAGACCCGGTCGCCCCAAGGTTATCCAGTCGGCCGATGTGTTTGTGGATGCCAATGGCCTGATTTACGCCACCGATTACAATGCGGGGCTGGAGATTATTGAATATAGTGGGTGA
- the mgrA gene encoding L-glyceraldehyde 3-phosphate reductase — protein sequence MTYQPDPKRYDNAHFRRTGRSGLKLPALSFGLWHNFGDTTPVETQRSILFKAFDLGITHFDLANNYGPPAGSAEINFGRILREDFAGLRDELIISTKAGWDMWPGPYGRGGGSKKALLSSLDQSLTRLGVDYVDIFYSHRYDAETPLEETADALAQAVRQGKALYVGISSYSGTKTREIAALLKERQVPLLINQPAYNLFNRWIEKDLIDAADDVGAGIIAFTPLAQGLLTNKYLNGIPEDARVNRPGGDFLRPEHLKEENIVRARALNEIAARRGQSLAQLAIAWVLRDPRVTSALIGASSARQIQENVDALNNLSFTAEELAEIDRYAVEGGINLWEKPSHDQVV from the coding sequence ATGACCTATCAGCCTGATCCCAAGCGCTATGATAACGCCCATTTTCGCCGCACAGGCCGAAGTGGGCTGAAATTGCCAGCGCTTTCCTTTGGCCTCTGGCATAATTTTGGTGATACCACGCCTGTGGAAACCCAGCGCTCCATTCTGTTCAAGGCCTTCGATCTGGGCATTACCCATTTCGATCTCGCCAACAATTACGGCCCACCGGCAGGCAGCGCCGAGATCAATTTTGGCCGCATCCTGCGCGAGGATTTTGCAGGTCTGCGCGATGAGCTGATTATTTCCACCAAGGCAGGCTGGGATATGTGGCCGGGGCCTTATGGTCGCGGCGGTGGCTCGAAAAAGGCGCTGCTCTCCAGCCTAGATCAGAGCCTGACGCGGTTGGGTGTTGATTATGTCGATATCTTCTACTCCCACCGCTATGATGCCGAAACGCCTTTGGAAGAAACCGCCGATGCCTTGGCGCAGGCCGTGCGTCAGGGCAAGGCGCTCTATGTTGGTATCTCATCCTACTCCGGCACCAAGACCCGCGAGATTGCTGCGCTTTTGAAAGAGCGGCAGGTGCCGCTTTTGATCAATCAGCCTGCCTATAACCTGTTCAACCGCTGGATTGAAAAGGATCTGATTGATGCTGCCGATGATGTTGGTGCGGGGATCATTGCGTTTACGCCACTGGCACAAGGCCTTCTGACCAACAAATACCTCAACGGCATTCCAGAAGATGCACGCGTCAACCGCCCCGGCGGGGATTTCCTGCGGCCCGAGCATTTGAAGGAAGAAAACATTGTTCGCGCCCGCGCCTTGAATGAAATTGCCGCCCGCCGTGGTCAATCGCTGGCGCAGTTGGCGATTGCCTGGGTGCTGCGTGATCCGCGCGTGACATCGGCGCTGATTGGAGCCAGTTCTGCACGGCAGATTCAGGAAAATGTTGATGCGTTGAACAATCTCTCCTTCACAGCCGAAGAACTGGCCGAGATTGATCGCTACGCCGTCGAAGGTGGAATCAACCTCTGGGAAAAACCTTCCCACGATCAAGTGGTGTAA